A genome region from Jeongeupia sp. HS-3 includes the following:
- a CDS encoding tyrosine-type recombinase/integrase, whose translation MGITQLKNGKFRLQVRRKGFPTFDKVFESVEEAQAAETAAVKKQKPVQDGITLNELCERYHDSREFSEKAENTQTTERCRIKPVLEKLGEYSLKNLEQDTAAIYDYMDKRSKEVSPRTKVKISGTTIRLEVAALSALVAFAKTRKLVKENFVTHISRPAAKKRRRRVPPPELGKVQVFARSADPDIAKAARFVAAVRHLGCRPGELKKLLIEDLRLEQRELTFRDTKYGTYRNVHITSDAEQMLHLQLADTPDGSKFVFCTRGRTGAWVPYNYAHGIDLLKEKSIVGPDFHMHAGRREFISRAIESNVPYATIRKQTGHKSTQALEIYDEGLSTAPEIRAELDRLGDKVQQESLLGALEALCTTDEQRQKVRQLLGADKENWVSFDDMAKRKSER comes from the coding sequence ATGGGCATCACTCAACTGAAAAACGGAAAGTTTCGGCTGCAAGTTCGGCGGAAAGGGTTTCCGACCTTCGACAAAGTGTTCGAGTCGGTAGAGGAGGCGCAAGCCGCAGAAACGGCTGCGGTGAAAAAGCAGAAACCTGTTCAAGATGGCATAACGCTGAACGAGCTGTGTGAGCGATACCACGACTCGCGAGAATTCTCTGAGAAAGCAGAAAACACCCAGACGACAGAGCGCTGCCGCATCAAGCCGGTGCTCGAGAAGCTCGGTGAATATTCGCTGAAAAATCTGGAGCAAGACACCGCGGCCATCTACGACTACATGGACAAACGCTCGAAAGAGGTGTCTCCCCGAACAAAAGTTAAAATTTCGGGAACCACGATTCGCCTAGAAGTCGCAGCACTGTCAGCTCTCGTTGCTTTTGCTAAAACGCGCAAGCTGGTTAAAGAAAACTTTGTCACTCACATCAGTCGACCGGCGGCAAAGAAGCGGCGGCGTCGCGTGCCGCCGCCAGAGTTGGGAAAAGTGCAGGTGTTTGCTCGGTCTGCAGACCCCGACATAGCAAAAGCGGCGCGTTTCGTCGCGGCGGTGCGACACCTAGGCTGCCGTCCGGGGGAGCTTAAAAAACTGCTCATAGAAGACTTGCGGCTAGAACAACGAGAACTGACATTCAGAGACACAAAATACGGCACCTACCGCAACGTACATATCACGAGTGACGCCGAACAGATGCTGCATCTGCAGCTAGCTGACACGCCGGACGGCAGTAAGTTCGTATTCTGTACCCGAGGCAGAACGGGGGCCTGGGTGCCCTACAACTACGCGCACGGCATTGACCTGCTTAAAGAAAAAAGCATTGTTGGCCCGGATTTTCACATGCATGCCGGTCGCCGGGAGTTCATCTCGCGGGCTATCGAGAGCAACGTGCCCTACGCGACTATTCGCAAACAAACGGGGCACAAGAGCACGCAAGCTCTCGAGATTTATGATGAAGGTCTCTCGACGGCGCCGGAGATTCGCGCAGAGCTCGACCGCCTTGGTGACAAAGTGCAGCAAGAGAGTCTGCTCGGCGCGCTCGAAGCACTATGCACGACTGACGAACAACGACAAAAAGTGCGGCAATTGCTGGGCGCAGACAAGGAAAACTGGGTCTCATTCGATGACATGGCAAAGCGAAAGTCAGAAAGGTAA
- the rpoD gene encoding RNA polymerase sigma factor RpoD, translating into MNRKQSGGANDDASDMLDPEVRKAKFKSLIVQGKERGYLTYAEINDHLPEDMLDAEQIEGVISMITNMGIQVYDEAPDAEDLLMSDAPAAVADDDAAEEAEAALSSVDAEFGRTTDPVRMYMREMGTVELLTREGEIEIAKRIEEGLKHMITAISASPTTIETILALVDKGLADEIRIDDVIDGFIDPNAVEVVAAPEPVVVEEDAAEGEEGEEEEDDGGASAAAANLELLKTQAREHFDVIRAHYEKMLKALAKDGPHSKAYLDQQAQIAEEFQKIRFSARQTENLCDQVRTMVDEIRSHEREIMDLCIQRVRMPRDYFIKTFPGRETDPSWVLEELAANKPYGEILARYQHAVMEKQEKLGELQTRALLPIKDLKEINRQMSTGEAKARRAKREMIEANLRLVISIAKKYTNRGLQFLDLIQEGNIGLMKAVDKFEYRRGYKFSTYATWWIRQAITRSIADQARTIRIPVHMIETINKMNRIQRQILQETGIDPTPEELSEKMEMPEDKIRKILKIAKEPISMETPIGDDDDSHLGDFIEDSVTVAPAEAAVYAGLREATKEILDTLTPREAKVLRMRFGIDMNTDHTLEEVGKQFDVTRERIRQIEAKALRKLRHPTRSERLKSFLESLGNDQ; encoded by the coding sequence ATCAATCGCAAGCAATCAGGCGGTGCGAACGATGATGCTTCCGATATGCTCGACCCTGAAGTTCGCAAGGCGAAGTTCAAGTCACTGATCGTACAGGGCAAGGAGCGCGGCTACCTCACGTACGCCGAAATCAACGACCACTTGCCTGAAGACATGCTCGATGCCGAGCAGATCGAAGGCGTGATCAGCATGATCACCAATATGGGCATCCAGGTCTACGATGAGGCGCCTGACGCCGAAGACCTGTTGATGTCCGATGCCCCGGCAGCGGTGGCGGATGATGATGCTGCAGAAGAGGCCGAAGCGGCGCTCTCGTCGGTGGATGCCGAATTTGGCCGCACCACCGACCCGGTGCGCATGTATATGCGTGAAATGGGCACGGTCGAACTGCTGACCCGCGAAGGCGAAATCGAAATCGCCAAGCGGATCGAGGAAGGCCTCAAGCACATGATCACGGCGATCTCGGCCAGCCCGACAACGATCGAGACGATTCTCGCTCTCGTCGACAAAGGCTTGGCCGATGAAATCCGTATCGACGATGTGATCGACGGTTTCATCGATCCGAATGCGGTCGAAGTCGTTGCAGCACCGGAACCCGTTGTTGTCGAGGAAGATGCCGCCGAGGGTGAAGAAGGCGAAGAAGAGGAAGACGACGGTGGCGCCAGTGCCGCCGCGGCCAACCTCGAGCTGCTGAAGACCCAGGCCCGCGAGCACTTCGACGTGATCCGCGCGCACTACGAGAAAATGCTCAAGGCGCTGGCCAAGGACGGCCCGCACAGCAAGGCGTATCTCGACCAGCAGGCGCAGATCGCCGAAGAATTCCAGAAGATCCGTTTCTCGGCGCGCCAGACTGAAAACCTGTGTGACCAGGTCCGGACCATGGTCGATGAAATTCGCAGCCACGAGCGCGAAATCATGGACCTGTGCATCCAGCGCGTTCGCATGCCGCGCGACTACTTCATCAAAACCTTCCCGGGCCGCGAAACCGATCCGTCGTGGGTGCTGGAAGAGCTGGCAGCCAACAAGCCGTATGGCGAAATCCTTGCGCGCTATCAGCACGCGGTGATGGAAAAGCAGGAGAAGCTTGGTGAGCTGCAAACGCGCGCCTTGCTGCCGATCAAGGACCTGAAGGAAATCAACCGTCAAATGTCGACGGGTGAAGCCAAGGCCCGTCGCGCCAAGCGCGAAATGATCGAGGCCAACTTGCGTCTGGTGATCTCGATCGCCAAGAAGTACACCAACCGCGGCCTGCAATTCCTCGATCTGATTCAGGAAGGCAATATCGGTCTGATGAAGGCGGTGGACAAGTTCGAATATCGTCGCGGCTACAAGTTCTCGACCTATGCGACCTGGTGGATTCGTCAGGCGATCACCCGTTCGATCGCCGACCAGGCGCGGACGATCCGGATTCCGGTTCATATGATCGAAACGATCAACAAGATGAACCGTATCCAGCGGCAGATCCTGCAGGAAACCGGTATCGACCCGACGCCGGAAGAACTGTCGGAAAAGATGGAGATGCCGGAAGACAAGATCCGCAAGATCCTCAAGATCGCCAAAGAGCCGATCTCGATGGAAACGCCGATCGGTGATGACGACGATTCGCATCTGGGCGACTTCATCGAAGACTCGGTGACCGTGGCGCCGGCTGAAGCTGCGGTGTATGCCGGTCTGCGCGAAGCCACCAAGGAAATCCTCGATACACTGACGCCGCGCGAGGCCAAGGTATTGCGGATGCGCTTCGGTATCGACATGAATACCGACCACACGCTGGAAGAGGTCGGTAAGCAGTTTGACGTGACGCGTGAGCGTATTCGTCAGATCGAAGCCAAGGCGCTGCGCAAGCTGCGCCACCCGACGCGCTCGGAGCGTTTGAAGAGCTTCCTTGAAAGTCTGGGCAACGATCAATAA
- the dnaG gene encoding DNA primase, translated as MARIPDSFIQDLLNRVDIVDVVERYLPLKKAGQNYHACCPFHKEKTPSFTVSQTKQFYHCFGCGVHGSAISFVMEYEALPFPDAVKKLAESVGLTVPQETSGGFEAPRAEPGLFDVLKAACDFYRQQLKTAPQAIAYLKGRGLDGRTAARYGLGYAPGGDDWQALKQVFPDYDWNKLLAEAGLVIDKEDSKRRYDRFRDRAMFPILNQRGAVIGFGGRVMGQGEPKYLNSPETPVFEKGRELYGLSQARGAIRDAGRVLVVEGYMDVVMLAQHGVEYAVATLGTACTPEHVKKLLKLADDVVFCFDGDRAGRKAAWRALENSLELIADGKKLTFLFLPAEHDPDSFVREFGREAFEVKVLQDAVPLAQFLLRELSSQVELESEEGRARLIHLAKPYVMKVRAPAYSVMLKKRLAELCRLEMSELDLILGGEVVTQAASAPQQQDYPFGGERPHYEDTRQGRGEEEGRWRSNGRGKGRSGDWRDRRDRPLAPLPRPKSQRDPLVRLLQLVLTEPALARKAEPVWLSWSREGRAALAIEVLQMAREHPQFDRGAPLLELWREEVSYTQLARAFTQGVAEFERMAPEEREIEFSAVLAMAAQALARPATLDRRAELEYRAANGGLTEVEKQEYLALLASR; from the coding sequence ATGGCGCGCATTCCGGATTCGTTTATCCAGGATCTGCTCAATCGCGTCGACATCGTCGACGTGGTTGAGCGCTACCTGCCTTTGAAGAAGGCCGGGCAGAACTACCACGCCTGCTGCCCCTTTCATAAAGAGAAAACGCCGTCGTTTACCGTCAGCCAAACCAAGCAGTTTTATCACTGCTTTGGTTGTGGTGTGCATGGCTCGGCGATCAGCTTTGTTATGGAGTACGAGGCGTTGCCTTTTCCGGATGCGGTGAAAAAGCTCGCCGAATCGGTAGGGCTGACCGTGCCGCAAGAAACAAGTGGTGGGTTTGAGGCGCCGCGTGCCGAACCCGGTTTGTTCGACGTGCTCAAGGCTGCGTGCGATTTCTATCGCCAGCAGCTCAAGACCGCGCCGCAGGCGATCGCCTATCTGAAAGGGCGTGGGCTCGATGGCCGTACCGCCGCGCGTTACGGCTTGGGTTACGCACCTGGCGGAGACGATTGGCAGGCGCTCAAGCAGGTCTTTCCCGATTACGACTGGAACAAGCTCTTGGCCGAGGCTGGCTTGGTGATCGACAAGGAAGACAGCAAGCGCCGCTACGACCGTTTTCGCGACCGGGCCATGTTTCCGATCCTGAATCAGCGTGGTGCGGTGATCGGCTTCGGTGGCCGGGTCATGGGTCAGGGTGAGCCCAAGTATCTCAACTCGCCGGAAACACCGGTGTTCGAGAAGGGCCGCGAGCTTTACGGTCTGTCGCAGGCGCGCGGCGCGATTCGCGATGCCGGCCGGGTGCTGGTGGTCGAAGGCTATATGGACGTGGTGATGCTGGCGCAGCACGGTGTCGAGTACGCCGTGGCCACGCTCGGTACCGCCTGCACGCCCGAGCATGTGAAAAAGCTGCTCAAGCTTGCCGACGACGTGGTGTTTTGTTTCGACGGTGACCGCGCCGGACGCAAGGCGGCATGGCGGGCGCTGGAGAACAGCCTCGAGCTGATCGCCGACGGCAAGAAGCTGACCTTCCTGTTCCTGCCGGCCGAGCACGACCCCGACTCCTTTGTGCGCGAATTCGGCCGCGAGGCCTTCGAGGTCAAGGTGCTGCAGGATGCGGTGCCGCTGGCGCAATTCTTGTTGCGCGAACTGTCGTCACAGGTCGAGCTTGAAAGCGAGGAAGGGCGGGCCCGGCTGATTCATCTGGCCAAACCCTATGTGATGAAAGTGCGCGCGCCGGCGTACTCGGTGATGCTGAAAAAGCGGCTGGCGGAATTATGTCGGCTGGAAATGAGCGAACTTGACCTCATCTTGGGTGGTGAGGTCGTGACGCAAGCGGCATCGGCGCCGCAGCAGCAGGATTATCCGTTTGGTGGTGAGCGCCCGCATTACGAGGATACCAGGCAGGGCCGGGGTGAAGAAGAGGGCCGCTGGCGTAGCAATGGTCGTGGCAAAGGACGTAGCGGTGACTGGCGTGATCGACGCGATCGGCCTTTGGCGCCGTTGCCTCGGCCCAAGTCGCAGCGTGACCCGTTGGTTCGCTTGCTGCAACTGGTGTTGACCGAGCCGGCGCTGGCGCGTAAAGCCGAACCGGTGTGGCTGAGCTGGTCGCGTGAAGGTCGCGCAGCGCTGGCGATCGAGGTCTTGCAGATGGCGCGCGAGCATCCGCAATTTGATCGCGGGGCACCGTTGTTGGAACTCTGGCGAGAGGAGGTGTCGTACACCCAACTTGCCAGAGCATTTACACAAGGGGTAGCCGAATTCGAAAGAATGGCGCCCGAAGAGCGTGAAATCGAGTTTTCGGCAGTATTGGCAATGGCGGCGCAAGCGCTGGCACGGCCAGCTACACTGGATCGTCGGGCCGAACTTGAGTATCGCGCAGCGAATGGGGGCCTGACCGAAGTCGAGAAGCAAGAGTACCTGGCATTACTCGCGTCACGCTAG
- a CDS encoding GatB/YqeY domain-containing protein — protein MSLKAQIQQDMKTAMKEKQATKLGTIRLLMAAIKQREVDERIELDDAAITAVIEKMLKQRRDSIEQYTAASREDLADVERAEVEVLKDYMPQQLSLEEIAVAVDAAIAAHGTAPAAMGKIMGELKAKLAGVADMAEVNKLVKARLA, from the coding sequence ATGAGCCTCAAAGCCCAGATCCAGCAAGACATGAAGACCGCGATGAAGGAAAAGCAGGCCACCAAGCTCGGGACGATCCGGCTGTTGATGGCGGCCATCAAGCAACGCGAAGTCGATGAGCGCATTGAGCTCGACGATGCGGCGATTACCGCCGTGATCGAAAAAATGCTCAAGCAGCGCCGCGACAGCATAGAGCAGTACACCGCTGCGTCGCGGGAAGATCTGGCCGATGTCGAGCGTGCCGAAGTTGAGGTGTTGAAGGACTACATGCCGCAACAACTGTCGCTGGAAGAGATCGCTGTTGCGGTTGACGCCGCGATTGCTGCGCACGGCACCGCGCCGGCGGCGATGGGCAAGATCATGGGTGAACTCAAAGCCAAGCTGGCTGGCGTCGCCGATATGGCCGAGGTCAACAAGCTCGTCAAAGCGCGACTCGCCTAA
- the rpsU gene encoding 30S ribosomal protein S21, which produces MPSVRVKENEPFEVAMRRFKRAVEKTGLLTELRSREFYEKPTAERKRKLAAAVKRHYKRLRSQTLPPKLY; this is translated from the coding sequence ATGCCTTCCGTACGTGTAAAAGAGAACGAGCCGTTCGAAGTCGCCATGCGCCGCTTCAAGCGCGCTGTAGAAAAGACTGGCCTGCTGACTGAACTGCGCTCGCGTGAGTTCTACGAAAAGCCGACCGCTGAGCGCAAGCGCAAGCTTGCTGCTGCGGTGAAGCGTCATTACAAGCGCCTGCGTAGCCAAACGCTGCCGCCGAAGCTGTACTAA
- the tsaD gene encoding tRNA (adenosine(37)-N6)-threonylcarbamoyltransferase complex transferase subunit TsaD: MLVLGIESSCDETGIALYDTDTGLLAHRLHSQIAMHTEYGGVVPELASRDHIRRVLPLTEACLSEAGKSLDAIDAIAYTEGPGLAGALLVGASVANALGFALQKPVIGVHHLEGHLLSPLLADPAPAFPFVALLVSGGHTQLMAVHGIGRYELLGETVDDAAGEAFDKSAKLLGLSYPGGPQVSKLADTGDATRFKLPRPMLHSGDLDFSFSGLKTAVLNLVKKELRDDGSLDDTTRADICAAFQEAIVEVLSKKCLTALKQTGMQRLVIAGGVGANRQLRAGLDEAAKRRRFEVFYPPLALCTDNGAMIAFAGAMRLKYAVADYQFGVKPRWDLASLPAA, encoded by the coding sequence ATGCTCGTCCTCGGGATCGAATCGTCGTGCGACGAAACCGGCATCGCCCTTTATGACACCGACACCGGCCTGCTGGCACACCGGCTGCACTCGCAAATCGCCATGCACACCGAATACGGCGGCGTTGTTCCAGAGCTGGCGTCCCGTGACCATATCCGCCGCGTCCTGCCGCTGACCGAAGCGTGCCTGAGTGAGGCCGGAAAATCACTCGACGCCATCGATGCCATCGCCTACACCGAAGGCCCTGGCTTGGCCGGCGCCCTATTGGTTGGCGCATCGGTCGCCAACGCCCTGGGCTTTGCGCTACAAAAACCGGTCATCGGCGTCCATCACCTCGAAGGCCATCTGCTCTCGCCGTTGCTGGCCGACCCGGCTCCGGCCTTTCCGTTTGTCGCCCTACTGGTCTCCGGCGGTCACACTCAACTGATGGCGGTGCACGGCATCGGCCGTTACGAGCTGCTCGGCGAAACCGTGGATGATGCGGCCGGCGAAGCTTTCGACAAGTCGGCCAAGCTGCTTGGTCTCAGCTACCCAGGCGGCCCGCAGGTGTCCAAGCTCGCTGATACGGGCGATGCAACCCGCTTCAAGCTGCCGCGGCCGATGCTGCACTCGGGCGATCTTGATTTCAGTTTTTCCGGTCTGAAAACCGCGGTACTCAATCTGGTGAAGAAAGAACTGCGCGACGATGGCTCGCTGGACGACACCACACGCGCCGATATTTGCGCCGCCTTCCAGGAAGCCATTGTCGAAGTACTGAGCAAGAAATGCCTCACCGCACTCAAGCAAACCGGCATGCAAAGACTGGTGATTGCCGGTGGCGTCGGCGCGAACCGGCAACTGCGCGCCGGCCTGGATGAGGCGGCGAAACGCCGTCGCTTCGAGGTGTTCTATCCGCCGCTGGCACTGTGCACCGACAACGGGGCGATGATCGCCTTTGCCGGCGCCATGCGGCTGAAATACGCGGTGGCCGACTACCAGTTTGGCGTCAAACCGCGCTGGGATCTGGCCAGCCTGCCGGCGGCCTGA
- a CDS encoding fumarylacetoacetate hydrolase family protein, with protein sequence MTTIEVAGEPYRVGNIFCVARNYVAHAKEMGSQILAEPVVFIKPTSALLLEGAPIRLPSWSKDVHHEAELVVLIGEGGKDIQVADALTHVAAYALGLDLTARDVQAEAKKTGMPWTLAKGFDGAAVLSRFVPASALPAPSETSFDFYINGERRQHAETRDMAFDVATLIAWISSRFTLQAGDLIYTGTPEGVGPIRAGEQLRLTMGELIDARFDVV encoded by the coding sequence ATGACAACGATTGAAGTTGCAGGTGAGCCATATCGGGTCGGGAATATTTTCTGCGTGGCGCGTAATTACGTCGCGCACGCCAAGGAAATGGGCAGCCAGATCTTGGCCGAGCCGGTGGTGTTCATCAAGCCAACTTCGGCTTTGCTGCTCGAAGGCGCGCCGATCCGGCTTCCGTCGTGGTCGAAGGATGTTCATCACGAGGCCGAGCTGGTGGTGCTGATCGGTGAGGGCGGCAAGGATATTCAGGTTGCCGATGCGCTGACGCACGTTGCCGCGTATGCGCTGGGTCTGGATCTGACCGCGCGCGATGTCCAGGCCGAGGCCAAGAAGACCGGCATGCCATGGACGCTGGCCAAGGGCTTTGACGGTGCCGCGGTCTTGAGCCGCTTCGTGCCCGCCAGTGCCTTGCCGGCGCCTAGTGAAACTAGTTTCGATTTTTACATCAACGGCGAGCGTCGCCAGCATGCCGAAACGCGCGATATGGCCTTTGATGTGGCCACGTTGATCGCATGGATTTCCAGCCGCTTTACCCTGCAAGCAGGTGACCTGATTTACACCGGTACGCCCGAGGGCGTTGGCCCGATTCGCGCAGGTGAGCAGCTGCGGCTGACGATGGGCGAACTGATCGACGCGCGTTTCGACGTCGTTTGA
- a CDS encoding CobD/CbiB family protein codes for MTILSLILALALEQLRPISSRNPLYLAFIRFANRLERGLNAGEVRNGVYAWGVAVLPVLLIVVAAYLLLARANPVFGLIFTVLVLYLTMGFRQFSHAFTAVSKALQADDLATARSMLADWTGQHTSEMTPDEISRLAIEQGLIDSYRYVFAPVFWFAVLAWLVGPAGALLYRAASLLATKWGGRDDPFGRCAETVLAWLDYLPVRVTAAGFAVMGDFEDAVYCWRSQARAWVDRAQGILLASGAGAIGIRLGDALHMDHTVKFRPELGLGDAVSPDYLASAVGLIWRSILLWLVLVLGVTLAMWVA; via the coding sequence ATGACCATTCTATCCTTGATTCTTGCCCTTGCGCTGGAGCAGCTGCGCCCGATCAGTAGCCGCAATCCGCTCTATCTGGCGTTTATCCGCTTTGCCAACCGGCTCGAGCGCGGCCTCAATGCCGGCGAAGTCCGCAATGGGGTCTACGCCTGGGGTGTGGCCGTTCTGCCGGTGCTGCTGATCGTGGTGGCGGCGTACTTGCTGCTCGCACGTGCCAATCCCGTATTCGGGCTGATTTTTACCGTGCTGGTTCTCTACCTCACCATGGGGTTTCGCCAGTTCAGTCACGCCTTTACTGCGGTATCCAAGGCCTTGCAGGCTGATGATCTGGCGACGGCCAGATCCATGCTGGCCGACTGGACCGGTCAGCACACTTCGGAAATGACCCCGGACGAAATTTCGCGCCTGGCCATTGAGCAGGGGCTGATCGATTCGTATCGTTACGTTTTTGCGCCGGTATTCTGGTTTGCCGTGCTCGCCTGGCTGGTTGGCCCTGCGGGGGCTTTGCTGTACCGGGCTGCCAGCTTGTTGGCGACAAAATGGGGCGGTCGTGATGATCCCTTTGGTCGCTGTGCCGAAACCGTTCTGGCCTGGCTCGATTACTTGCCGGTGCGGGTGACCGCCGCCGGTTTTGCGGTGATGGGTGATTTTGAAGATGCGGTCTATTGCTGGCGCTCGCAAGCCCGCGCTTGGGTGGATCGTGCCCAGGGTATTCTGCTGGCTTCCGGTGCGGGTGCAATCGGAATTCGTTTGGGCGATGCGCTGCATATGGATCACACGGTCAAGTTCCGCCCCGAGCTGGGCTTGGGCGATGCGGTTAGTCCGGATTACCTTGCCAGTGCGGTGGGTTTGATCTGGCGCTCAATTTTGCTGTGGTTGGTGCTGGTACTCGGCGTGACCTTGGCCATGTGGGTCGCCTAG
- a CDS encoding superoxide dismutase yields the protein MEHKLPELPYAQDALAPYMSAETLSYHYGKHHQTYITNLNNLIKGTENESKSLEEIVKTAPAGGLYNNAAQTWNHTFFWFGFKPNASGADRAPAGALADAINAKWASFDEFKKAFNTSAAGNFGSGWTWLVKKADGSLDIVNTGAAGTPLTTADTALLTCDVWEHAYYIDYRNSRPNYLEAFWKLVDWDVVAQRLAA from the coding sequence ATGGAACACAAACTGCCGGAACTGCCTTACGCTCAGGATGCACTCGCACCGTATATGTCGGCTGAAACGCTGTCGTATCACTATGGCAAGCACCATCAGACCTACATCACCAACCTGAACAACCTGATCAAGGGCACCGAAAACGAGAGCAAGTCGCTGGAAGAGATCGTGAAAACGGCTCCGGCAGGCGGCCTGTACAACAACGCAGCCCAGACGTGGAACCATACTTTCTTCTGGTTCGGCTTCAAGCCCAACGCCAGCGGCGCCGACCGTGCTCCTGCCGGCGCACTTGCCGACGCGATCAACGCCAAGTGGGCGTCGTTCGACGAGTTCAAGAAAGCCTTCAACACCTCGGCCGCCGGCAACTTCGGTTCGGGCTGGACCTGGCTGGTGAAGAAAGCCGACGGTAGCCTCGACATCGTCAACACCGGTGCCGCCGGCACCCCGCTGACCACCGCCGATACCGCGCTGCTGACCTGTGACGTCTGGGAACACGCCTACTACATCGACTACCGCAACAGCCGCCCGAACTACCTTGAGGCATTCTGGAAGCTGGTCGATTGGGATGTGGTTGCGCAACGCCTCGCCGCGTAA